In Myxococcus virescens, the genomic stretch CTTCTTGATGGAGATGACGGCGTCCTTCACCGCCTGGGCCGCCTGGTTCCGGCGCGCGTCCGACTCCGCGATGTTGATGGTGAGGTTCGGCCGAACCAGCCGCTGGGCCAGCCGGAGGATGGCGCGGCGCTGAACGCCCGGCGCGTCCGGCATCAGGTTGCCGGGCACCGAGGCGAAGCGCTCCATCTCCTGGTGCGCCTCGGGGACGTCCACCACCTGGGTGGAGCCCCCCGACAGGGACTCCTCGGCCTTGTTCACCACGTCGCGGACGGTGAGGCCCTGATGCGCCTCCCGCGCCAGCTCCTCCCGAGAGCCCGCCACATGGACCGCGCCGCGCTCGGAGCGATACGCCCGCTCCAGCACCAGCAGCGTGGCCGTCTCCGCCTCCTGCGAGAAGCGGGTGGCATAGAGCGCCTGGAAGTCCTCGGCCTCCAGCACGGCGTCGCGCTTGCCGAAGAAGCGCTCCTGGAGCTCCGCCCGCATCTTCTCGCGGGTGCTGCGCTCCAGCTCCAGCATCTCCGGGGACGCGGCGGGCTTGCGCCGGCGGGGCGTTTCGCGCTCCTCGGGTTCCGAATCGGACTGCGCCTCCGCGAGCTCGTCCAGATGCAGCCGCATGGACGCGAAGGCGGAGCTCACCGTCGACCGCAGCTGCCCCAGGACGGCGGGGTTCAGGTCGTACACCGGCTTGACGGCCGCGCGCGCGTCCTGGCGCCGCTGCTGCGTCATGGCGCGGTGGACGACCTCGTAGTCCCGCGCAGCCTTGAAGCCGGCGGGCGAGCTGGCTCGGAACGGCTTGCCGAGGTTCTCCTCCGCCAGCGCCGGAATCTGCTGGCTGTAGAGACCCGGTGAGATGACGAATCCCGCGCCAATGGAGACGGCGAGCAGGAGAAGGACCTGGATGGCGCGCCGCCCCCAGACGCCGTTGTCCAGTCCGAGGCGTTCGGCGAGCGCGTCCAGTGGACTGCGCCCGGGGGGCTGCGTTTCCGGTTCGGCCATGGGGGTCCTCACCCTAGATAAGGCGTCGCGGATCCTTCAAGGACGCAGCGCCTGGGAATATTCGCAAGGGTGGGATGGAGTACGCCCGCCCGGCAGGGTACGCGCGGGTGGGCGCAGGTAGGTATCGGCACCGTTATTCGACGGCAACGGGCTCGGCGGCGGTGGCCGGCGCCGCGGTGGGGGCCTGGGCGGCAGCGGTTGCTGCTTCCCGAGCCGCCTGGGCTTCGCGCTGGGCGACGTCCGCCCGGTCGTAGGCGCGGATGACTTCCTGGACCAAGGGGTGGCGAACGACGTCCACCTCCGAGAACTCCGCGAAGTGGATGCCGTCGATGTTCTTCAGCACCGCGCGCGCATGGTTCAACCCGGACATCTTCCCCGTAGGCAGGTCCACCTGCGTCACGTCACCGGTGATGACGGCCTTGCTGTTGTAGCCCAGGCGCGTGAGGAACATCTTCATCTGTTCCACGGTGGTGTTCTGGGCTTCGTCCAGGATGACGAACGCGTCGTTGAGCGTGCGGCCACGCATGAAGGCCAGCGGGGCCACTTCCACCACGCCTTGCTCCAGCAGGTGCGCGGCGCGCTCGGCCGCCATCATGTCGTGCAGCGCGTCGTAGAGCGGCCGCAGGTAGGGATTCACCTTCTCCTGCAGGTCTCCTGGCAGGAAGCCCAGCTTCTCACCCGCCTCCACCGCGGGGCGCGCCAGGATGATGCGCTTGACCTTGCGCTCCTGGAGGAAGGCGACCGCCATGGCCATGGCGAGGTACGTCTTGCCCGTGCCCGCGGGGCCGATGCCGAAGACGATGTCGTGGGAGCGGATGGCGTCCACGTAGCGCTTCTGGTTGATGCTCTTGGGGGAGATCTGCCGGTTGCCGGAGCTCTTGAGCACCGGGCCCAGCATGACTTCCTGCAGGGACTCCGCGCCGCGGCCGAGCACCTTGATGCCCTGCTCCACGTCCTCCCGATAGACGGGACGGCCGGCGCGGATCATCTCCTCCAGGTTCTCCAGGAGGCGGACGGAGAAGGCGACGGCATCGGACGGGCCGGAGA encodes the following:
- a CDS encoding PhoH family protein — translated: MRNPATLEAPEVLTASAKVDVRDNATALALCGNQNENLKLMERRLGVRVGQRGTEFHLSGPSDAVAFSVRLLENLEEMIRAGRPVYREDVEQGIKVLGRGAESLQEVMLGPVLKSSGNRQISPKSINQKRYVDAIRSHDIVFGIGPAGTGKTYLAMAMAVAFLQERKVKRIILARPAVEAGEKLGFLPGDLQEKVNPYLRPLYDALHDMMAAERAAHLLEQGVVEVAPLAFMRGRTLNDAFVILDEAQNTTVEQMKMFLTRLGYNSKAVITGDVTQVDLPTGKMSGLNHARAVLKNIDGIHFAEFSEVDVVRHPLVQEVIRAYDRADVAQREAQAAREAATAAAQAPTAAPATAAEPVAVE